The proteins below come from a single Cannabis sativa cultivar Pink pepper isolate KNU-18-1 chromosome 3, ASM2916894v1, whole genome shotgun sequence genomic window:
- the LOC115720226 gene encoding uncharacterized protein LOC115720226 — MDPLIAAYVDNIGLEKWARPYCLGDRYNIMTNNAAESLNNVTEEFWAYPITTLVEFIRFTLQNWFANRLEKASKCVTPLATHFEEDLIKQHEDGRRRSVLRNGAQLFNVGRGVDGSDFEKGGDVNLVESTCTCSMFQLLKILCPHACAAALTQNVSLYALSSPYYTKDTWKNTYNATINLVGKEDEWVLREHMQNKRIGVPVEKKHVGRPRKSNAGRTRTNRFPSNGQKVKEPRKCSNCGALGHNKATCKARV, encoded by the coding sequence ATGGATCCTCTCATCGCTGCTTATGTTGACAATATAGGATTAGAAAAATGGGCTCGTCCTTATTGTCTAGGAGACAGGTACAACATCATGACAAACAACGCTGCAGAAAGCCTTAACAACGTGACAGAAGAATTCTGGGCATATCCAATAACTACTCTAGTTGAGTTCATAAGGTTCACACTACAAAATTGGTTTGCTAACCGTCTCGAAAAGGCAAGTAAGTGTGTTACCCCTTTGGCAACTCATTTTGAGGAAGATTTGATAAAGCAACATGAGGATGGTAGACGTAGAAGTGTCCTACGTAACGGTGCACAATTGTTTAATGTTGGAAGAGGTGTTGACGGTTCTGACTTTGAAAAAGGCGGTGATGTGAACTTAGTTGAGAGTACATGCACTTGCAGCATGTTCCAATTGTTGAAAATTCTTTGTCCCCATGCATGTGCCGCAGCGCTTACTCAGAATGTAAGTCTGTATGCTCTGTCATCCCCTTATTACACAAAGGATACGTGGAAGAATACTTACAATGCAACAATTAATCTTGTCGGCAAGGAGGATGAATGGGTGCTTCGAGAACACATGCAGAACAAGAGAATCGGTGTACCAGTGGAGAAGAAACAtgtaggtcgtccaagaaaGAGCAATGCAGGAAGAACACGGACTAACCGATTTCCATCAAACGGTCAAAAAGTCAAGGAACCACGCAAATGTTCAAACTGTGGCGCATTGGGACACAACAAAGCTACATGCAAGGCCAGGGTTTGA